Proteins encoded in a region of the Pseudomonas denitrificans (nom. rej.) genome:
- a CDS encoding CopD family copper resistance protein, which yields MAYPILLVLHLFAAIMFVGTVFFEVLILESIHRHVPARAMKMVEGALGRRLRRVMPWVILTLFGSGLGMLHLRYAPLLAAPLASPFATLLSLKLLLATSVLGHFLFAMYSFRVGRMTGQRSRRIHYSVFAHVVLIVLLAKGMFYLSW from the coding sequence ATGGCCTATCCCATCCTGCTGGTGCTGCACCTGTTCGCCGCGATCATGTTCGTCGGCACGGTGTTCTTCGAAGTGCTGATCCTGGAAAGCATCCACCGCCATGTCCCGGCACGGGCGATGAAAATGGTCGAGGGTGCGCTGGGCCGTCGCCTGCGCCGGGTGATGCCCTGGGTGATCCTGACCCTGTTCGGCAGCGGTCTGGGCATGCTGCACCTGCGTTACGCACCGCTGCTGGCCGCCCCGCTGGCATCGCCCTTCGCTACGCTGCTCAGCCTCAAGCTGCTGTTGGCCACCAGCGTCCTGGGCCATTTCCTCTTCGCCATGTATTCCTTCCGAGTCGGGCGCATGACCGGCCAGCGCTCCCGGCGCATCCACTACAGCGTGTTCGCCCACGTGGTGCTGATCGTGCTGCTGGCCAAGGGCATGTTCTACCTGAGCTGGTGA
- a CDS encoding carboxymuconolactone decarboxylase family protein, which produces MKIDSRLTPLSDANMDDEQRRVLQEILSGPRGNLDGPFLAWVHSPGLADNAQKLGAFCRYGTRLELRLSELAILVTAAWWQSQAEWQIHEPIARQAGLSDEVIEALRQNRTPDFQREDERLIHRLGRSLYETRRIDQALYEEATASFGEAGLVELVGIFGYYALVAMTLNAFSVRRETEAPLPFSEP; this is translated from the coding sequence ATGAAAATCGACTCACGCCTGACCCCGCTGTCCGACGCCAACATGGACGACGAACAGCGCCGCGTATTGCAGGAGATCCTCAGCGGTCCGCGCGGCAATCTGGACGGCCCGTTCCTGGCCTGGGTGCACAGTCCCGGACTGGCGGACAACGCCCAGAAGCTCGGCGCCTTCTGCCGCTATGGCACACGCCTGGAACTGCGGCTGAGCGAACTGGCGATCCTGGTCACCGCCGCCTGGTGGCAATCCCAGGCGGAATGGCAGATCCACGAACCCATCGCGCGCCAGGCCGGCCTCAGCGACGAAGTGATCGAGGCCTTGCGGCAGAATCGGACACCGGACTTCCAGCGCGAAGACGAACGCCTGATCCATCGCCTGGGCCGCTCGCTGTACGAAACCCGACGCATCGACCAGGCGTTGTACGAAGAAGCCACGGCCAGCTTCGGTGAGGCCGGGCTGGTGGAGCTGGTGGGAATCTTCGGCTACTACGCGCTGGTGGCCATGACGCTCAACGCGTTCTCGGTGCGGCGCGAAACCGAGGCGCCACTGCCGTTCAGCGAACCCTGA
- the metR gene encoding transcriptional regulator MetR, with the protein MLELRHLKTLHALREADSLVEAAERLHLTQSALSHQFKELEERLGLSLFIRKTKPVRFTSAGLRLLQLADAVLPQLRGAERDLARLAGGTAGRLHMAIECHSCFQWLMPTIDQFRDAWPEVELDLASGFSFAPLPALARGDLDLVVTSDPVDIAGITYVPLFTYEALLAVDNHHALAGKSFIVPEDLANLTLITYPIERDRLDIFTRFLEPADVEPAQVRTSELTVMMMQLVASGRGVCSLPNWALHEYSSRGYVTAKRLGEKGLYCTLFAAIRADMLDAPFMRDFLLTAKDTSFATLEGVSAAKN; encoded by the coding sequence ATGCTTGAACTCCGTCACCTGAAAACCCTGCATGCCCTGCGCGAAGCCGACAGCCTGGTGGAGGCCGCCGAGCGTCTGCACCTGACGCAGTCCGCCCTGTCCCACCAGTTCAAGGAACTGGAGGAGCGCCTCGGCCTGTCCCTGTTCATCCGCAAGACCAAGCCGGTGCGTTTCACCAGCGCCGGCCTGCGCCTGCTGCAGCTGGCCGACGCCGTGCTGCCGCAACTGCGCGGCGCCGAGCGCGATCTCGCGCGCCTGGCCGGTGGTACCGCCGGCCGCCTGCACATGGCCATCGAGTGCCACAGCTGCTTCCAGTGGCTGATGCCGACCATCGACCAGTTCCGTGACGCCTGGCCGGAAGTGGAGCTGGACCTCGCCTCCGGCTTCTCCTTCGCCCCGCTGCCGGCGCTGGCCCGCGGCGACCTGGACCTGGTGGTGACTTCCGACCCGGTGGACATCGCCGGCATCACCTACGTGCCGCTGTTCACCTACGAGGCTCTGCTGGCGGTGGACAACCACCATGCGCTGGCCGGCAAGTCGTTCATCGTCCCGGAAGACCTGGCCAACCTGACGCTGATCACCTACCCCATCGAGCGCGATCGACTGGACATCTTCACCCGCTTCCTCGAACCCGCCGACGTCGAACCGGCGCAGGTGCGTACCTCGGAGCTGACGGTGATGATGATGCAGTTGGTGGCGTCCGGACGCGGCGTCTGCAGCCTGCCCAACTGGGCGCTGCACGAGTACAGCTCGCGAGGCTACGTGACCGCCAAGCGCCTGGGGGAAAAAGGCCTGTACTGCACCCTGTTCGCCGCCATTCGCGCCGACATGCTGGATGCGCCGTTCATGCGCGATTTCCTGCTGACTGCGAAGGACACTTCGTTCGCCACCCTTGAAGGCGTCAGCGCGGCGAAGAATTGA
- a CDS encoding alpha/beta fold hydrolase produces MRAFLLAVALCCGLSSLSFADRAVAADRCDARVPTELVDLGDVRLAYQSIGRPQDPTLLLVMGLGGQLIHWPDEVVEALCQQGFRVIRYDNRDVGLSSWRVPTPSGNLTYEVIRYRLGLPVSAPYSLTDMAGDALHLLDALHVERAHVLGASMGGMIAQHLADMAPDRVISLTLVMTSSGAEGLPAPSESLLRLLARREAASREQAIEQQADLLAALGSPEVRDDRQQLLQQAARSYDRAFNPEGVQRQMLAILAEPSRVELLNRLNVPTLVVHGTADPLLPVMHGVHVAAHIRGSVLKLIPGMAHRFQEDFKEPLLGAVLPYLREHQGGGHVAQL; encoded by the coding sequence ATGCGAGCTTTCCTGCTGGCAGTCGCACTTTGCTGCGGCCTGTCCTCTCTTTCTTTTGCCGATCGGGCGGTTGCCGCCGATCGTTGCGATGCGCGGGTGCCGACCGAACTGGTCGACCTGGGTGACGTGCGTCTGGCCTACCAGAGCATCGGTCGTCCGCAGGACCCGACGCTGCTGCTGGTCATGGGCCTGGGTGGCCAGTTGATCCACTGGCCGGACGAAGTGGTCGAGGCGCTCTGCCAGCAGGGCTTTCGGGTGATCCGCTACGACAACCGCGATGTCGGCCTGTCTTCCTGGCGCGTTCCTACGCCCAGCGGCAACCTGACCTACGAAGTCATTCGCTATCGCCTCGGTCTGCCTGTGAGCGCGCCCTACAGCCTGACCGACATGGCCGGCGACGCGCTGCACCTGTTGGATGCGCTGCATGTCGAGCGTGCCCATGTGCTGGGCGCGAGCATGGGCGGGATGATCGCCCAGCACTTGGCCGATATGGCGCCCGACCGGGTGATCAGCCTGACACTGGTGATGACCAGTTCCGGTGCAGAAGGCCTGCCGGCGCCCAGCGAGTCATTGCTGCGCCTGCTCGCCCGGCGTGAAGCGGCCAGCCGCGAACAGGCCATCGAGCAGCAGGCTGATCTGCTGGCAGCCCTCGGCAGCCCGGAAGTGCGCGACGATCGCCAGCAGTTGCTGCAGCAGGCGGCGCGTTCCTACGATCGAGCGTTCAATCCTGAAGGCGTGCAACGGCAGATGCTGGCGATCCTCGCCGAGCCGAGCCGGGTGGAACTGCTCAACCGCCTGAACGTACCGACCCTGGTGGTCCACGGCACCGCCGACCCGCTACTGCCCGTGATGCACGGCGTACATGTGGCGGCGCACATCCGCGGTTCGGTACTCAAGCTGATCCCCGGCATGGCGCACCGCTTCCAGGAAGACTTCAAGGAGCCGCTGCTGGGCGCGGTGCTGCCTTACCTGCGCGAACATCAGGGCGGCGGGCACGTCGCACAACTCTGA